Proteins found in one Salvia splendens isolate huo1 chromosome 10, SspV2, whole genome shotgun sequence genomic segment:
- the LOC121752757 gene encoding uncharacterized protein LOC121752757, translated as MYNLIRINAHQAKGLVLFILWRLQQQARVGIRARDGSREGEAQSVLSMQPLRLLDSSRFAYASSSSDGGDSDPSKIHEHPLIFHESEDVKQSYRRVCNACVQYVSPPFYSCSECPDFFLHGCCARLPELIRHPAHAEHSLVLHSKAPKTGFSCRGCHLRCNGFAYSCENCDDFTLDVVCSLINPAITHKPHKSTHILFMSRSMIIDEKCSCCASILNGICYECSSCPIFKLHVRCALLPKTVRHYYDQHPLRLTTNAPEGGTNGTDEFFCEVCEERIDIEQWNYSCSKCYQLFHVDCIPSIDQLSRIKLGSHVRVDVHGCPVELVRRNDSVCSGRKCGSCHEALRLGDDGLAYECSNCFFGLHQNCANKHFF; from the exons atgtacaatttgattcgcaTCAACGCTCATCAGGCTAAAGGACTCGTGCTCTTTATCCTGTGGCGCCTGCAACAGCAAGCACGAGTCGGAATCAGAGCCAGAGACGGATCCAGAGAAGGAGAAGCTCAGTCTGTCCTATCTATGCAGCCTCTGCGGTTACTGGATTCATCCAGATT TGCTTATGCGAG CAGCAGCAGTGATGGTGGTGACAGTGATCCATCTAAAATCCATGAACATCCATTGATATTCCATGAAAGTGAGGATGTGAAGCAGTCTTACCGCCGCGTATGCAACGCATGCGTCCAATACGTTTCTCCCCCATTTTATAGCTGCTCTGAATGTCCAGACTTCTTTCTCCATGGATGCTGCGCTCGTCTTCCAGAGCTAATCAGGCACCCTGCCCACGCAGAACACAGCCTCGTGCTCCACTCCAAAGCGCCAAAAACCGGCTTCTCCTGCAGGGGTTGTCATCTACGCTGCAATGGATTCGCATATTCTTGCGAAAACTGCGATGACTTCACCTTGGATGTCGTCTGCAGCCTCATCAACCCTGCAATAACACACAAACCCCACAAGAGCACCCACATTCTCTTCATGTCTCGTAGCATGATCATCGATGAGAAGTGCAGCTGCTGCGCTTCCATCTTGAATGGGATCTGCTACGAGTGCAGCAGCTGTCCTATCTTCAAGCTACATGTCAGATGCGCCCTTCTCCCCAAGACTGTTCGCCACTACTATGACCAGCACCCTCTTCGGCTAACTACAAATGCCCCGGAAGGAGGCACCAATGGTACTGATGAGTTCTTCTGTGAGGTCTGTGAAGAACGTATCGACATAGAGCAGTGGAACTACAGTTGCAGCAAGTGTTATCAGTTGTTCCACGTTGATTGCATTCCCTCTATAGATCAGCTTTCTAGGATCAAGTTGGGTTCTCATGTTCGTGTGGATGTCCATGGCTGCCCTGTCGAGCTGGTTAGACGGAACGATTCTGTTTGCAGCGGCCGCAAGTGTGGATCTTGTCATGAAGCATTGAGGTTGGGTGATGATGGTCTGGCTTATGAGTGCAGCAACTGTTTCTTCGGCTTGCACCAAAACTGTGCCAACAAACATTTCTTCTAG
- the LOC121750514 gene encoding protein POLYCHOME-like — MPETRDRLPRDNDAMVSYSSRRRIVGDGNSNSDVTVLVDEAEDRSTGTPFRWRGASMVGTPPSRGVARRRGVLGSPRFGRYPNYSRSSSLAMGRENMSPAVGSGRGRGGFRGRGSIWLPAWYPRKPLRDITAVMRAIERRRARREEGEGLETESPLLQDQIVHDPSVSTSVAQLEQDHSVTSPLSTAGIRCCPPTVGKVPNILLNVTNQSEEGSTSLTPQKKLLNNIEVVERVVMEELHKLKSTPSAKKAERQKRVRTLMSMR; from the exons ATGCCGGAGACAAGAGATAGATTACCAAGGGATAACGACGCTATGGTCTCGTACAGCAGCCGGAGGCGGATCGTTGGGGATGGCAACAGCAATTCTGATGTCACCGTCTTAGTGGATGAGGCCGAGGATCGATCAACTGGAACTCCCTTCCGGTGGAGAGGAGCTTCAATGGTGGGTACGCCACCATCTAGGGGGGTTGCTCGTCGAAGGGGTGTCCTTGGAAGTCCAAGATTTGGGCGTTACCCGAACTATAGTAGATCATCATCACTGGCCATGGGGCGAGAAAACATGTCCCCTGCGGTGGGAAGTGGCCGTGGTCGAGGTGGTTTCCGAGGGCGAGGAAGCATCTGGTTGCCTGCTTGGTATCCAAGGAAACCTCTTAGGGACATCACTGCTGTAATGAGG GCAATTGAGAGAAGAAGAGCACGCCGGGAAGAAGGTGAAGGCCTAGAAACTGAGAGTCCTCTACTCCAGGACCAGATAGTTCACGATCCATCTGTATCTACATCAGTTGCTCAGCTCGAGCAAGATCATTCCGTGACTTCCCCACTTTCCACAGCTGGAATTAGGTGCTGCCCACCAACAGTGGGCAAAGTGCCAAATATATTGCTCAATGTTACCAACCAGAGTGAAGAAGGTTCAACTAGCTTAACACCTCAGAAGAAGCTCTTAAACAACATTGAGGTGGTTGAAAGAGTGGTGATGGAGGAGCTTCATAAGCTAAAGAGCACTCCATCTGCTAAGAAAGCTGAGAGGCAGAAAAGAGTGAGGACATTGATGTCAATGCGCTGA